A genomic segment from Anas platyrhynchos isolate ZD024472 breed Pekin duck chromosome 5, IASCAAS_PekinDuck_T2T, whole genome shotgun sequence encodes:
- the GMFB gene encoding glia maturation factor beta isoform X4, producing the protein MSESLVVCDVAEDLVEKLRKFRFRKETNNAAIIMKIDKDKQLVVLDEEHEGISPDELKDELPERQPRFIVYSYKYQHEDGRVSYPLCFIFSSPVGCKPEQQMMYAGSKNKLVQTAELTKNTLIG; encoded by the exons ATG AGTGAATCTCTGGTGGTTTGTGATGTTGCTGAAGACCTGGTGGAGAAACTGAGAAAATTCCGGTTTCGTAAAGAAACCAACAATGCTGCCATTATAA TGAAAATCGACAAGGATAAGCAGTTGGTGGTACTGGATGAGGAGCATGAG GGTATTTCTCCTGATGAGCTAAAGGATGAACTGCCCGAGAGACAACCTCgat ttattgtgtatagTTACAAGTATCAGCATGAAGATGGAAGAGTTTCCTACCCGCTGTGCTTTATCTTCTCCAGTCCAGTAG GATGTAAGCCTGAACAGCAGATGATGTATGCGGGGAGCAAGAATAAGCTTGTACAGACAGCTGAACTCACTAAG AATACATTGATTGGATAG
- the GMFB gene encoding glia maturation factor beta isoform X2: protein MSESLVVCDVAEDLVEKLRKFRFRKETNNAAIIMKIDKDKQLVVLDEEHEGISPDELKDELPERQPRFIVYSYKYQHEDGRVSYPLCFIFSSPVGCKPEQQMMYAGSKNKLVQTAELTKVFEIRNTEDLTEEWLREKLGFFH from the exons ATG AGTGAATCTCTGGTGGTTTGTGATGTTGCTGAAGACCTGGTGGAGAAACTGAGAAAATTCCGGTTTCGTAAAGAAACCAACAATGCTGCCATTATAA TGAAAATCGACAAGGATAAGCAGTTGGTGGTACTGGATGAGGAGCATGAG GGTATTTCTCCTGATGAGCTAAAGGATGAACTGCCCGAGAGACAACCTCg atttattgtgtatagTTACAAGTATCAGCATGAAGATGGAAGAGTTTCCTACCCGCTGTGCTTTATCTTCTCCAGTCCAGTAG GATGTAAGCCTGAACAGCAGATGATGTATGCGGGGAGCAAGAATAAGCTTGTACAGACAGCTGAACTCACTAAG GTATTTGAaataagaaatacagaagaCCTAACTGAAGAATGGCTGCGTGAGAAACTTGGCTTCTTCCATTAA
- the GMFB gene encoding glia maturation factor beta isoform X1: MSESLVVCDVAEDLVEKLRKFRFRKETNNAAIIMKIDKDKQLVVLDEEHEGISPDELKDELPERQPRFIVYSYKYQHEDGRVSYPLCFIFSSPVGCKPEQQMMYAGSKNKLVQTAELTKGRKFAQEGKLVHSQVQGPFHPTDQRLGSEPASYILMSDGA, from the exons ATG AGTGAATCTCTGGTGGTTTGTGATGTTGCTGAAGACCTGGTGGAGAAACTGAGAAAATTCCGGTTTCGTAAAGAAACCAACAATGCTGCCATTATAA TGAAAATCGACAAGGATAAGCAGTTGGTGGTACTGGATGAGGAGCATGAG GGTATTTCTCCTGATGAGCTAAAGGATGAACTGCCCGAGAGACAACCTCgat ttattgtgtatagTTACAAGTATCAGCATGAAGATGGAAGAGTTTCCTACCCGCTGTGCTTTATCTTCTCCAGTCCAGTAG GATGTAAGCCTGAACAGCAGATGATGTATGCGGGGAGCAAGAATAAGCTTGTACAGACAGCTGAACTCACTAAG GGAAGGAAGTTTGCCCAGGAAGGGAAGTTGGTGCACTCACAAGTCCAGGGACCTTTTCATCCTACCGATCAGAGATTGGGCAGTGAACCAGCATCCTACATCCTGATGTCTGATGGTGCATAA
- the GMFB gene encoding glia maturation factor beta isoform X3 — MKIDKDKQLVVLDEEHEGISPDELKDELPERQPRFIVYSYKYQHEDGRVSYPLCFIFSSPVGCKPEQQMMYAGSKNKLVQTAELTKGRKFAQEGKLVHSQVQGPFHPTDQRLGSEPASYILMSDGA; from the exons A TGAAAATCGACAAGGATAAGCAGTTGGTGGTACTGGATGAGGAGCATGAG GGTATTTCTCCTGATGAGCTAAAGGATGAACTGCCCGAGAGACAACCTCgat ttattgtgtatagTTACAAGTATCAGCATGAAGATGGAAGAGTTTCCTACCCGCTGTGCTTTATCTTCTCCAGTCCAGTAG GATGTAAGCCTGAACAGCAGATGATGTATGCGGGGAGCAAGAATAAGCTTGTACAGACAGCTGAACTCACTAAG GGAAGGAAGTTTGCCCAGGAAGGGAAGTTGGTGCACTCACAAGTCCAGGGACCTTTTCATCCTACCGATCAGAGATTGGGCAGTGAACCAGCATCCTACATCCTGATGTCTGATGGTGCATAA
- the GMFB gene encoding glia maturation factor beta isoform X5: MSESLVVCDVAEDLVEKLRKFRFRKETNNAAIIMKIDKDKQLVVLDEEHEGISPDELKDELPERQPRFIVYSYKYQHEDGRVSYPLCFIFSSPVGCKPEQQMMYAGSKNKLVQTAELTKVCE; the protein is encoded by the exons ATG AGTGAATCTCTGGTGGTTTGTGATGTTGCTGAAGACCTGGTGGAGAAACTGAGAAAATTCCGGTTTCGTAAAGAAACCAACAATGCTGCCATTATAA TGAAAATCGACAAGGATAAGCAGTTGGTGGTACTGGATGAGGAGCATGAG GGTATTTCTCCTGATGAGCTAAAGGATGAACTGCCCGAGAGACAACCTCgat ttattgtgtatagTTACAAGTATCAGCATGAAGATGGAAGAGTTTCCTACCCGCTGTGCTTTATCTTCTCCAGTCCAGTAG GATGTAAGCCTGAACAGCAGATGATGTATGCGGGGAGCAAGAATAAGCTTGTACAGACAGCTGAACTCACTAAG GTGTGTGAATAG